From Paenibacillus thermoaerophilus, the proteins below share one genomic window:
- a CDS encoding cupredoxin domain-containing protein has protein sequence MKASKWALPVIGAAIVIGLTACGGGSDNTNDNNTAGGGTMAEPSNNITIKATDWKFDMAEYKVKKGETVKFTLKNEKGNHGVGVVNSDLKLENNKTVEYKFDNAGTYEMICNIPCGQGHAQMKAKIVVVE, from the coding sequence ATGAAAGCATCCAAATGGGCATTGCCGGTCATCGGCGCGGCGATCGTTATCGGCTTGACGGCTTGCGGAGGGGGCTCCGACAACACCAACGACAACAATACGGCCGGCGGCGGGACGATGGCCGAGCCGAGCAACAACATCACGATCAAAGCCACGGACTGGAAGTTCGACATGGCCGAATACAAAGTGAAAAAAGGCGAAACCGTCAAGTTTACGCTGAAAAACGAAAAAGGCAACCACGGCGTCGGCGTCGTCAACTCTGATCTGAAACTTGAAAACAACAAAACGGTCGAGTACAAATTCGACAATGCCGGCACGTACGAAATGATCTGCAACATCCCTTGCGGACAAGGCCACGCCCAGATGAAAGCCAAAATTGTCGTCGTCGAATAA